In Emys orbicularis isolate rEmyOrb1 chromosome 16, rEmyOrb1.hap1, whole genome shotgun sequence, a genomic segment contains:
- the GATC gene encoding glutamyl-tRNA(Gln) amidotransferase subunit C, mitochondrial isoform X2, giving the protein MRKSGGGRMWILRFGRYIRDAPSGGAAYWGGLSPGSRFTQAAAGGSDGRQEAAGDPRRRGRKKVTVEVLDHLERLALVDFRNWEGVQRLEKAIQFADQLHAVNTEGVEPMDSVLEDRCLYLREDNITEGNCSEELLRNARETVEEYFIAPPGNIPLPKLEERDTFLQVSK; this is encoded by the exons ATGCGGAAGTCCGGGGGTGGGAGAATGTGGATTCTGCGGTTCGGCCGCTACATCAGGGATGCTCCCTCGGGAGGAGCCGCGTACTGGGGCGGCCTTTCCCCAGGAAGCCGCTTCACGCAGGCTGCTGCGGGAGGGAGTGACGGCCGGCAGGAAGCTGCGGGGGACCCACGGCGGAGGGGCCGG AAAAAAGTAACTGTGGAGGTGCTTGATCACCTGGAACGTCTGGCACTAGTTGACTTCCGCAACTGGGAGGGTGTACAACGGCTGGAGAAAGCAATCCAATTTGCTGATCAACTTCATGCTGTTAACACAGAAGGGGTAGAACCAATGGATTCAGTACTAGAGGACAG ATGTCTGTATCTCAGAGAAGATAACATCACAGAAGGCAACTGCAGTGAGGAGCTGCTGCGAAATGCCAGAGAAACAGTTGAGGAATATTTCATAGCCCCACCAG GTAACATCCCTTTACCAAAGCTAGAGGAGCGAGATACTTTTCTGCAAGTATCCAAGTGA
- the GATC gene encoding glutamyl-tRNA(Gln) amidotransferase subunit C, mitochondrial isoform X1, translating to MRKSGGGRMWILRFGRYIRDAPSGGAAYWGGLSPGSRFTQAAAGGSDGRQEAAGDPRRRGRVYQNPTWQHVEQRPLPEKKVTVEVLDHLERLALVDFRNWEGVQRLEKAIQFADQLHAVNTEGVEPMDSVLEDRCLYLREDNITEGNCSEELLRNARETVEEYFIAPPGNIPLPKLEERDTFLQVSK from the exons ATGCGGAAGTCCGGGGGTGGGAGAATGTGGATTCTGCGGTTCGGCCGCTACATCAGGGATGCTCCCTCGGGAGGAGCCGCGTACTGGGGCGGCCTTTCCCCAGGAAGCCGCTTCACGCAGGCTGCTGCGGGAGGGAGTGACGGCCGGCAGGAAGCTGCGGGGGACCCACGGCGGAGGGGCCGG GTCTACCAGAATCCAACATGGCAGCATGTGGAACAGAGACCACTCCCTGAG AAAAAAGTAACTGTGGAGGTGCTTGATCACCTGGAACGTCTGGCACTAGTTGACTTCCGCAACTGGGAGGGTGTACAACGGCTGGAGAAAGCAATCCAATTTGCTGATCAACTTCATGCTGTTAACACAGAAGGGGTAGAACCAATGGATTCAGTACTAGAGGACAG ATGTCTGTATCTCAGAGAAGATAACATCACAGAAGGCAACTGCAGTGAGGAGCTGCTGCGAAATGCCAGAGAAACAGTTGAGGAATATTTCATAGCCCCACCAG GTAACATCCCTTTACCAAAGCTAGAGGAGCGAGATACTTTTCTGCAAGTATCCAAGTGA